In the genome of Aspergillus luchuensis IFO 4308 DNA, chromosome 2, nearly complete sequence, one region contains:
- a CDS encoding deubiquitinase OTU2 (BUSCO:EOG09264IPL;~COG:O,T;~EggNog:ENOG410PK8T;~InterPro:IPR003323,IPR038765;~MEROPS:MER0400048;~PFAM:PF02338) produces MEELQAKHRKEQKDLQARITQKKKSATKKTRKGVNDDCERLQRELSERQQAEIAQLNGESDQPVDGIEDLSLNESSEGDRNTDEAGDSPDQQNADTPSETTTSSPQSSTPATPQPSGPRPKKPNRQKARLARRAAEQAAQSAIAAEEAANQTDHRGNEKEVMEGVFKRLQLKEVDINPDGHCLFSAIACQLDEQGIGLKPDPKRMILQPPTQSRIDTVASPKHDGYRAVRAVAADFISDHQDDFAPFMEEPLDQYTRKVKLTAEWGGQLELQAIARAYGVEINVIQGDGRIEKIEPGDVEEPGDEEGSKRVIWLAYYRHTYGLGEHYNALSKHT; encoded by the coding sequence ctcagaagaagaagtccgcCACGAAGAAGACTCGCAAAGGAGTTAACGATGATTGCGAGAGGCTCCAAAGAGAGCTCTCTGAGCGGCAACAAGCTGAGATCGCGCAACTAAACGGCGAATCAGACCAGCCTGTGGATGGCATCGAAGACCTGAGTTTGAACGAATCAAGCGAAGGGGACCGAAACACTGATGAGGCTGGTGACTCGCCCGATCAGCAAAATGCAGATACCCCGTCGGAGACCACGACATCATCGCCTCAAAGCTCTACCCCCGCTACCCCGCAGCCCTCCGGTCCTCGTCCCAAGAAGCCCAATCGTCAGAAGGCCAGATTAGCACGTCGTGCCGCGGAACAAGCAGCGCAATCGGCGAttgctgcggaggaggctgcaAACCAGACCGATCATCGTGGAAATGAGAAAGAGGTCATGGAGGGCGTGTTCAAGCGCTTACagttgaaggaggttgaCATAAACCCAGATGGACACTGTCTGTTCTCTGCCATCGCATGCCAATTGGACGAGCAAGGCATCGGTCTGAAACCCGacccgaagaggatgatccTTCAGCCTCCAACTCAGTCTCGCATTGATACCGTGGCTTCGCCTAAACATGACGGGTATCGGGCGGTTAGAGCTGTGGCGGCAGACTTCATCAGCGATCACCAGGACGACTTTGCACCATTCATGGAGGAGCCTTTGGACCAATATACTAGGAAAGTCAAACTGACAGCCGAATGGGGCGGACAACTGGAATTGCAAGCGATTGCCAGGGCATATGGCGTCGAGATCAATGTCATCCAAGGCGATGGGAGAATCGAAAAGATTGAACCGGGTGATGTCGAAGAGCCaggcgacgaagagggaAGCAAGCGGGTCATCTGGTTGGCTTACTACAGACACACATACGGACTCGGGGAGCATTACAACGCACTCTCCAAACATACATAG
- a CDS encoding putative thiol methyltransferase (COG:S;~EggNog:ENOG410PWPY;~InterPro:IPR029063,IPR008854;~PFAM:PF08241,PF05724;~go_function: GO:0008757 - S-adenosylmethionine-dependent methyltransferase activity [Evidence IEA]) produces the protein MADQPTLTAAQQSVHNTLAKYPGERYVDGWAEIWNANPTPPWDKGAPNPALEDTLTQRQGTIGNAIATDARGKKYRKKALVPGCGRGVDVLLLASFGYDAYGLEYSAAAVEACRREEKESTTSAKYPVRDEEVGRGKVVFVQGDFFKDDWLEGLGLGLNSFDLIYDYTFFCALSPSMRPDWALRHTQLLAPSPHGNLICLEYPRHKDPSLPGPPFGLSSEAYMEHLSHPGEKVSYDAQGRCRGDPLREPSERGLERVAYWQPARTHEVGKDANGEVQDRVSIWRRR, from the exons atggccgaccAACCCACCCTGACAGCAGCCCAACAATCCGTCCACAACACGCTCGCCAAATACCCCGGCGAGAGATACGTCGACGGCTGGGCCGAAATCTGGAACGCAAACCCCACTCCTCCTTGGGACAAGGGCGCCCCGAATCCAGCTTTAGAAGATACCCTGACGCAGCGTCAAGGTACAATTGGCAATGCCATCGCCACGGACGCGCGAGGGAAGAAGTACCGCAAGAAAGCGCTAGTCCCGGGCtgtgggaggggagtggaTGTGCTTCTGTTGGCGAGTTTCGGGTATGATGCGTATGGGTTGGAGTATAGTGCTGCGGCGGTTGAGGCGTGTAGgcgggaggagaaggagagtaCTACTAGTGCTAAGTATCCCGTTagagatgaggaggttggtaGGGGAAAGGTGGTGTTCGTGCAGGGAGATTTCTTCAAGGATGAttggttggaggggttgggacTGGGGTTGAATTCTTTTGATTTGATTTATGATTATACG TTCTTTTGCGCGTTGAGCCCGTCCATGCGACCTGACTGGGCGCTCCGGCATACTCAGCTATTAGCCCCTTCGCCACATGGGAACTTGATCTGCTTGGAATACCCAAGGCACAAGGACCCATCGCTCCCGGGCCCTCCGTTTGGTCTTTCCTCGGAGGCTTACATGGAGCATCTCAGCCACCCGGGAGAGAAGGTATCTTATGATGCCCAGGGTCGATGCAGAGGAGACCCTCTCCGTGAGCCAAGCGAGCGAGGACTGGAACGTGTGGCTTATTGGCAGCCTGCCCGAACACATGAGGTGGGCAAGGATGCCAATGGGGAAGTTCAAGACCGAGTATCGATCTGGCGCCGCCGGTAA
- a CDS encoding MFS transporter (COG:G;~EggNog:ENOG410PG9Q;~InterPro:IPR020846,IPR011701,IPR036259;~PFAM:PF07690;~TransMembrane:12 (i107-131o143-163i175-202o208-225i237-259o265-283i347-365o377-402i437-454o460-483i504-521o527-547i);~go_function: GO:0022857 - transmembrane transporter activity [Evidence IEA];~go_process: GO:0055085 - transmembrane transport [Evidence IEA]) — protein sequence MATATNGIPDADLVQNSPAGHTHPDAIRSNDEVIDEKRDPDSISQGSDDSPVIEGKDEESHVRTTFSDEEKEGPIVVPRLKRRGLFGQLSLLAEVENPKVYPRKTKWFITFVVAVAGAAAPMGSSIFFPSLSQVSMELGTSTTITNLSISLYMLSMSIFPLWWSSFSERLGRRTIYLVSFSLFVVFNTLCAISSSIAMLIVLRMLSGGASASVQAVGAGTIADLWDPQERGRAMNIFYLGPLCGPLIAPIVGGALAERWGWRSTLWFLAAYGGLTVVFIFFALPETLANTKLQTQEATIEQEETIRRQVSRVSSRQVVQFTTRWLKVLKMVFLDPLKIILYLRYPPVLLTVYYASITFGSLYVLNVSVEHTFSASPYNFSTIIVGLLYIPNSLGYVVASTFGGRWMDSIMQREAKRAKRYDEHGNLIYRPEDRMRENAWLGAMLYPAGLIWYGWCADRGVFWLAPMIANFFFGVGSMLIFGMATTMLTEFMPKKSSAGVALNNFMRNIFSCVGSVVTAPIIDAIGNGWLFTILGLVAFASSSVLFVMKVYGPRWRKSMDALRT from the exons ATGGCGACAGCAACAAATGGTATCCCTGATGCCGACTTGGTGCAGAATTCCCCAGCTGGTCATACTCACCCTGATGCAATACGATCTAATGATGAGGTGATCGACGAGAAGCGCGACCCTGACTCCATATCTCAAGGTTCTGACGACTCTCCCGTGATAGAAGGCAAAGATGAGGAATCACATGTTCGCACTACCTTTtcagatgaagagaaagagggtccGATAGTGGTACCTAGATTGAAACGAAGGGGACTTTTCGGTCAGCTCTCGTTGCTGGCTGAAGTTGAGAACCCCAAGGTATATCCGCGGAAGACGAAATGGTTTATCACATTCGTGGTAGCAGTGGcaggagctgcagctccAATGGGTAGCTCAATCTTCTTTC CCTCCCTTTCCCAAGTATCAATGGAACTGGGAACCTCAACAACCATAACAAATTTATCAATCTCCCTATACATGCTTAGTATGTCGATCTTCCCACTGTGGTGGTCATCTTTTAGCGAAAGATTGGGACGACGAACGATATACCTCGTTTCCTTCAGCCTCTTCGTCGTTTTCAACACTCTCTGCGCCATTTCTAGTTCAATAGCTATGCTTATTGTACTGCGAATGTTGAGTGGTGGTGCATCTGCATCAGTTCAGGCTGTTGGTGCAGGAACCATTGCGGACCTTTGGGACCCCCAAGAAAGGGGACGTGCTATGAATATCTTCTATCTCGGTCCGCTATGTGGACCTCTGATAGCCCCAATTGTAGGAGGTGCTTTAGCTGAACGCTGGGGATGGCGAAGTACGCTTTGGTTTCTGGCCGCCTATGGAGGGCTCACCGTggttttcatttttttcGCCCTTCCAGAAACACTGGCAAACACGAAACTCCAGACACAGGAGGCGACTATCGAGCAAGAGGAAACTATTAGGCGTCAAGTGAGTCGAGTATCCTCTCGACAAGTCGTTCAGTTCACCACTAGGTGGTTGAAGGTCCTCAAGATGGTGTTTCTCGACCCTTTGAAGATCATTCTTTACCTGCGCTATCCTCCCGTTCTACTAACTGTATACTACGCAAGTATCACTTTTGGATCTCTTTATGTGCTAAATGTCAGTGTTGAGCATACATTCAGCGCTAGTCCATATAATTTCAGCACAATCATCGTTGGCCTGCTTTATATACCCAACTCGCTCGGATATGTTGTTGCTAGCACCTTCGGAGGCCGTTGGATGGATAGCATTATGCAACGGGAGGCAAAGAGAGCCAAAAGATACGACGAACATGGAAACTTGATCTATCGTCCCGAAGACCGGATGCGTGAGAATGCCTGGCTTGGCGCCATGCTCTACCCTGCTGGACTGATCTGGTATGGATGGTGCGCGGATCGAGGCGTGTTTTGGCTAGCACCG ATGATTGCCaatttcttcttcggcgttgGATCGATGCTCATTTTCGGCATGGCAACGACCATGCTGACAGAGTTCATGCCCAAGAAATCCTCTGCAGGTGTCGCACTAAACAATTTTATGCGAAATATCTTCTCCTGCGTGGGCTCAGTTGTCACCGCCCCAATCATCGATGCCATTGGCAACGGATGGCTGTTCACCATACTCGGACTGGTCGCGTTTGCAAGCAGCTCCGTCCTCTTCGTGATGAAAGTTTACGGGCCTCGATGGAGGAAATCGATGGATGCTCTGAGAACATGA
- a CDS encoding PE repeat family protein (COG:S;~EggNog:ENOG410Q1R0;~TransMembrane:1 (o1058-1077i)): protein MGKKGNNKKKKNNNNNNNKQRLPVNDNQLSKEQTPSPDPTPEAPVDVGENGATPGPDQDNNNNPVEPDNAPAAETTPTEGSDSAPADGGSTSPESEGATEATTPPTEAEETNDTTAETKEEGESPAPEADESAPPPEDSPPSDQPVEDAPKDIEPEPVEADAAPADVDDTPPEENTEAPSNECDPTAEHDNVEAEKGEAEQQAAEDAKFGDEEKPAEATTADLNDVDKDAENATEQPPAETQEGEAEPPAGLPTNDEGNEANSSDASPEQPAADTEEAQEHEAEGQPEPAPESTETPVAPEGQENQTSEEQPSPDTTETADEAPADEGTPESTEDLAADNANVEPEAEPANATEEAPEEPAAPPEESPEESVQPETTGEASAEVESGEAPAEESTESPVAEEDSAETPTETPAETPAEEAAVVEEPAGESVSQEPPAEEPTADDTADVPAEETTEAAEPASEPAAEEAANEEVPPEEAATSESVEEPANETPAAAETTPEPASEDEPVDAQEPADEKPTEEVVAEEPPAEAAAEEVPAAEAAVEEATPNEDAEGAAPESEESPADLAAEDAPTEEPVHVEEPEQVTEEAAPEETPSTEEVPAEEGVGEVPEEAPAEEPATEAVPEESAPAEEPIAEEPAAEEPPAPDETPPEPAPEETSPVEESAPVEEAAEEQVAAEEPVAEEPAIKEPAAADEPEAEAAVEESVPAEDPAPIEEAVEVPATEEPAAEEPITEEPAPAEEPAPVDETVEEPAVQEPAAAEEPAAEEPAPVEEEPASVEEPAPEENTAAEAQPPAEGSSSVEEVPAERAVDEPAAAEERAPVDEPAAGQEPEVEEATPAEETAVVEEPATAEEAIPAVEEPAPVEEPEEPAPAEEATPAVEEPAAVEEPAPVEAAAEAAAPSEEPAAVEEPAAVEESAAVEEAIPAAEEPAPVEEPEEPAPAEEATPAVEEPAAAEEPVAEEADVAVAAPAEEPAATEDSAPAEVPAEDPAPADEPGSVNGPGPAEDIAPAERAVPIEASEVAAPPPEEQGESEGYEADPSSEPSEETEANGSSRGEILGGAIAGATAAAAVTAAVHRKDSQRKHRRSADADYDRKESRSSSDGHRSQRRKGERISIMGRWAQALQDSKKMHEEKQKQKIQVIEKERRSSDRGSEREKDRQRERDRDRDERKREREREYERQRELEREREREQRRQERARRQQEQERLQQEQERKQQERERRHREREREREQREQLERERERERARRSERSARSRNLEQSGRSLSGKESTPTRSHPRSDHSGSQDRERKSSSSSRHTQSTEPKPRFFLKYMEGQSDTNGPLLKINAAKASANVYKDRERRSSSHQSQRQSQEGKSSSERSSRPRPEDDEEARARREARRERKRMEMEQEARAREEPEQRRPHRSSGEHRHRHHRHRREPSPPPSGPSKLKTLLGAIAAH, encoded by the exons ATGggtaaaaaaggaaacaacaagaaaaagaagaacaacaacaacaataataataagcaAAGGCTCCCCGTAAACGACAATCAACTGTCCAAAGAGCAAACCCCCTCTCCCGATCCCACCCCAGAGGCACCCGTTGATGTCGGAGAAAATGGAGCAACGCCCGGTCCA GATCAggacaataacaacaaccccgTCGAACCAGATAATGCCCCGGCCGCCGAGACTACCCCTACAGAAGGATCCGATAGTGCCCCTGCTGATGGTGGCTCAACGTCTCCCGAGTCTGAAG GTGCCACCGAAGCAACAACGCCGCCAACAGAGGCTGAAGAGACCAACGATACGACTGCTGAAACAAAAGAGGAAGGCGAGAGTCCCGCTCCAGAAGCAGACGAGTCCGCCCCACCGCCGGAAGATAGTCCTCCCAGTGATCAACCTGTTGAGGATGCACCAAAAGACATAGAACCGGAACCTGTCGAAGCAGACGCTGCGCCGGCGGATGTAGATGATACACCGCCCGAGGAGAACACAGAAGCCCCCAGCAATG AATGTGATCCTACTGCAGAACATGACAATGTCGAAGCCgaaaaaggagaagccgAACAACAAGCGGCTGAAGACGCCAAATTCGGGGATGAGGAAAAGCCAGCGGAAGCAACGACGGCCGACTTGAACGACGTTGACAAGGACGCGGAGAACGCAACAGAACAGCCACCGGCAGAGACTCAAGAGGGCGAGGCTGAGCCCCCTGCTGGGCTTCCTACCAACGACGAGGGCAACGAAGCCAACAGCAGCGATGCATCGCCCGAACAACCGGCTGCAGACACGGAGGAGGCTCAAGAGCATGAGGCTGAAGGACAACCCGAGCCTGCGCCAGAATCCACGGAAACCCCTGTCGCCCCAGAAGGACAGGAGAATCAAACTTCAGAAGAACAACCTAGTCCCGACACCACAGAAACTGCGGATGAAGCACCAGCAGACGAGGGAACTCCAGAGTCGACAGAAGATTTAGCGGCGGACAATGCCAACGTTGAACCCGAAGCAGAGCCAGCAAATGCAACTGAGGAGGCACCGGAAGAACCGGCCGCTCCCCCCGAAGAGTCACCTGAAGAGTCCGTACAGCCTGAAACAACCGGTGAGGCCTCAGCAGAAGTTGAGTCCGGCGAAGCGCCAGCCGAAGAGTCTACCGAATCACCTGTCGCTGAAGAAGATTCTGCTGAGACACCTACCGAGACACCCGCCGAGACACCTGCTGAGGAAGCCGCTGTCGTGGAAGAACCCGCCGGAGAGAGTGTTTCACAAGAACCTCCGGCTGAAGAGCCCACCGCGGATGATACAGCAGACGTACCGGCTGAGGAAActacagaagcagcagaaccTGCATCCGAACCCGCCGCGGAGGAGGCAGCAAACGAGGAGGTACCTCCTGAGGAAGCCGCGACTTCGGAGTCAGTCGAAGAGCCTGCCAATGAAACTCCAGCGGCAGCGGAGACTACTCCGGAACCAGCAAGCGAGGATGAACCGGTAGATGCTCAAGAGCCAGCTGACGAAAAGCCGACCGAGGAAGTAGTTGCAGAGGAGCCTCCCGCGGAGGCCGCAGCAGAGGAAGTCCCGGCCGCTGAGGCCGCAGTCGAAGAAGCGACTCCGAACGAAGATGCCGAGGGTGCCGCACCGGAATCTGAAGAGTCTCCTGCTGATCTCGCCGCTGAAGATGCACCAACAGAAGAGCCAGTTCATGTCGAAGAACCCGAGCAAGTAACAGAAGAAGCGGCCCCTGAAGAGACACCATCGACTGAGGAAGTgccagcagaagagggtGTCGGTGAAGTTCCTGAAGAAGCTCCCGCCGAAGAGCCGGCCACAGAAGCGGTGCCCGAAGAATCCGCTCCTGCAGAAGAACCTATCGCTGAAGAACCTGCAGCTGAAGAACCTCCAGCCCCAGATGAGACACCTCCTGAACCTGCGCCTGAGGAGACTTCCCCAGTTGAAGAGTCTGCTCCAGtagaggaggctgctgaAGAGCAagttgctgctgaggagccTGTCGCTGAGGAGCCCGCGATTAAggaacctgctgctgccgatgaACCTGAAGCTGAGGCTGCCGTTGAAGAATCAGTACCGGCTGAGGATCCTGCACCcatcgaagaagctgtcGAGGTGCCCGCCACCGAGGAACCCGCCGCCGAGGAGCCTATCACTGAAGAGCCCGCTCCGGCCGAAGAGCCTGCCCCAGTTGATGAGACTGTTGAGGAACCCGCTGTCCAGGAACCTGCCGCCGCGGAGGAGCCCGCTGCTGAGGAGCCCGCACCGGTCGAAGAAGAGCCAGCTTCGGTTGAAGAACCTGCTCCCGAGGAGAACACTGCCGCTGAAGCACAACCGCCAGCAGAAGGGTCTTCATCTGTGGAAGAGGTTCCCGCTGAAAGAGCTGTAGACGAACCCGCTGCAGCGGAAGAACGCGCTCCAGTAGATGAGCCTGCCGCGGGGCAGGAGCCTGAAGTGGAAGAAGCTACCCCTGCTGAAGAAACCGCTGTGGTCGAAGAACCTGCTACAGCGGAAGAGGCTATTCCTGCTGTAGAAGAGCCTGCCCCGGTGGAGGAGCCTGAAGAGCCTGCTCCAGCGGAAGAAGCTACACCTGCGGTGGAGGAACCTGCTGCTGTAGAAGAGCCTGCCCCGGTGGAGGCTGCTGCGGAAGCCGCCGCCCCGTCTGAAgagcctgctgctgtggaGGAACCTGCCGCTGTGGAAGAGTCTGCTGCTGTGGAAGAGGCTATTCCTGCTGCAGAAGAGCCGGCCCCGGTCGAGGAGCCTGAAGAACCTGCTCCAGCGGAAGAAGCTACTCCTGCTGTGGaagagcctgctgctgcagaagagCCCgttgcggaggaggctgaTGTGGCAGTCGCCGCCCCGGCTGAAGAGCCTGCTGCCACTGAAGACTCCGCTCCTGCTGAAGTACCCGCAGAAGATCCTGCACCTGCTGACGAACCCGGTTCAGTCAATGGACCAGGACCGGCAGAAGATATAGCTCCTGCTGAGAGAGCCGTTCCTATCGAGGCATCAGAAGTCGCAGCACCCCCGCCGGAAGAACAGGGCGAAAGCGAAGGATATGAAGCAGATCCGAGCTCAGAGCCGTCAGAAGAAACCGAAGCTAACGGTTCTTCAAGGGGAGAAATTCTAGGCGGAGCCATAGCCGGGGCCacagccgccgccgccgtcaCCGCAGCAGTCCACCGTAAAGATTCACAGAGGAAGCACAGAAGATCAGCCGACGCTGACTATGATCGGAAGGAGTCTAGGAGCTCTTCTGATGGTCATCGCTCACAAAGGCGAAAGGGTGAGCGTATTAGTATCATGGGTCGATGGGCGCAAGCTTTACAGGACTCCAAGAAGATGCAcgaagagaagcagaagcaaaagATTCAGGTGATCGAGAAAGAGCGTCGCTCTTCGGACCGTGGaagtgagagagaaaaggacaGGCAGCGGGAGCGTGACCGGGATCGCGACGAGCGGAAACGGGAACGGGAACGAGAGTACGAACGCCAACGTGAGCTCGAGCGTgagcgcgagcgcgagcAAAGACGGCAAGAACGCGCGCGCagacaacaagaacaagagcGTCTGCAACAAGAGCAAGAGCGCAAACAACAAGAGCGTGAGCGCAGACACCGAGAGCGCGAACGCGAGCGCGAACAACGTGAACAACTTGAACGGGAGCGGGAGCGAGAACGCGCAAGGCGCTCTGAGCGAAGCGCAAGATCAAGGAACTTGGAACAATCCGGACGTTCTTTGAGCGGTAAAGAGAGCACACCCACCAGGTCACACCCACGGTCAGATCATTCTGGAAGCCAGGACCGCGAGCGCAAGAGCAGCTCGTCGTCGCGCCACACCCAATCTACAGAACCCAAGCCTCGCTTCTTCCTGAAGTATATGGAGGGTCAGTCAGACACCAATGGCCCACTTCTGAAGATCAACGCTGCCAAGGCCTCCGCTAACGTCTACAAAGATCGTGAGAGAAGGTCATCCTCCCACCAGAGTCAACGTCAGTCGCAAGAAGGCAAGAGCAGCAGTGAGCGCTCCAGTCGACCACGTCccgaggacgacgaagaagctcGAGCTCGGCGTGAAGCTCGCAGAGAGCGcaagaggatggagatggagcaggaagcaagggcaagggaggAACCCGAGCAACGTCGTCCTCACCGTAGTAGCGGAGaacatcgccatcgtcatcacaGACATCGACGCGAgccgtctcctccacccagtGGACCTTCCAAGCTGAAGACTCTCTTGGGTGCGATTGCTGCTCACTGA
- a CDS encoding gamma-glutamyltransferase family protein (COG:E;~EggNog:ENOG410PIB1;~InterPro:IPR043137,IPR029055,IPR043138;~MEROPS:MER0094876;~PFAM:PF01019), producing MPLNSKAVYSRLNPDFVPFASRRSTVHSTKGIVTCTQPLAAAAGHRILSEGGNAADAAVAVAAALNITEPSSTGIGGDMFCLFYDAKTKKVHSLNGSGRYPANATLEKVRKDLNLGPEESGKIPMTSVLAVSTPGAAAGWVDTVEKFGSGKLSLEQILRPAIELGEEGFPVSELASFFWHESEHLIRAASPNYHEMLKADPNAENGVRSPLPGEILKNPTLAKTFRALAAEGKKGFYEGRVAEELVKVVQDLGGYITLEDLKFHAETGSQETEAISLKFTGQDIVEKQAAGTTGEANQGVEIWEHPPNGQGIVALMALGILEELERTGKIPKFTEAQHNSAEYLHAIIESLRIAFADASWWVTDPDVEKVPSKELISREYLAERAKLFNPDKASDILDHGSPAHNHCDTVYFAVTDKEGNGISFINSNYGGFGTCIIPKGCGFTLQNRGANFSLTPGHPNVLAPRKRPYHTIIPALITNVSDGSLHSVYGVMGGFMQPQGHVQVLLNMLAFNYHPQAALDSPRICISAGNVDEGKPIDRTVYVEEGVSDAAVEGLKKLGHQVEVLTGWKRGMFGRGQIIRCHYDDGKLVYSAGSDLRGDGMAIPAL from the exons ATGCCATTGAACTCCAAAGCTGTCTATTCTCGGCTCAACCCCGATTTTGTCCCTTTCGCGAGCCGGAGAAGTACTGTGCATAGCACAAAAGGAATTGTAACGTGTACTCAGCCACTGGCAGCCGCCGCAGGCCACAGAATCCTGAGTGAAGGAGGCAATGCCGCC GATGCTGCTGTAGCTGTCG CTGCGGCATTGAATATCACAGAGCCCTCATCCACAGGCATCGGTGGAGACATGTTCTGCCTCTTCTATGATGCCAAAACGAAGAAGGTCCATTCACTGAACGGCTCTGGTCGCTATCCTGCCAATGCGACCCTCGAAAAGGTCAGGAAAGACCTGAACCTTGGTCCTGAGGAGTCTGGAAAAATACCAATGACCAGCGTCCTCGCTGTGTCTACTCCCGGTGCAGCGGCAGGGTGGGTTGATACTGTGGAAAAGTTTGGTAGTGGAAAACTTTCTCTGGAGCAGATCTTGCGTCCTGCTATCGAACTTGGTGAGGAAGGCTTTCCTGTCTCAGAGCTGGCATCTTTCTTT TGGCACGAAAGCGAGCATCTGATTCGCGCAGCATCGCCAAACTACCATGAGATGCTCAAAGCTGACCCGAACGCTGAAAACGGTGTTCGGAGCCCTCTCCCCGGAGAAATCCTGAAAAACCCCACACTGGCTAAGACATTCCGAGCGCTTGCCgcagagggaaagaagggctTCTACGAAGGACGTGTTGCAGAAGAACTTGTCAAAGTCGTCCAGGACCTGGGAGGCTATATCACCCTGGAAGACCTGAAATTCCACGCCGAAACCGGAAGCCAGGAAACAGAAGCCATCTCCCTCAAATTCACCGGTCAGGATATCGTCGAGAAGCAGGCCGCCGGTACAACCGGCGAGGCTAACCAGGGAGTGGAGATATGGGAGCATCCACCAAACGGACAGGGTATCGTGGCTCTCATGGCCTTGGGTATCCTCGAGGAACTAGAGCGCACAGGAAAGATCCCAAAGTTCACTGAGGCACAGCACAACTCCGCCGAATATCTACACGCAATCATTGAAAGCCTTCGCATTGCATTTGCCGATGCGTCCTGGTGGGTCACCGATCCCGATGTGGAAAAGGTTCCAAGCAAGGAACTTATCTCCCGCGAATATCTCGCGGAACGTGCCAAACTCTTCAACCCTGATAAGGCGTCCGATATCCTTGACCATGGCAGTCCAGCCCACAACCACTGTGACACGGTATACTTCGCAGTTACAGACAAAGAAGGAAACGGTatctccttcatcaacagCAACTATGGTGGATTCGGAACATGCATCATACCCAAGGGATGCGGATTCACCCTCCAAAACCGGGGTGCCAACTTTTCACTGACCCCCGGACATCCGAACGTTCTGGCCCCGCGCAAGCGACCCTACCACACTATTATCCCCGCATTGATCACCAATGTCTCCGACGGATCTCTTCACTCGGTATATGGAGTGATGGGCGGCTTCATGCAACCACAAGGTCACGTCCAGGTCCTCCTCAATATGCTTGCATTCAACTACCACCCTCAAGCTGCACTCGATTCCCCTAGAATCTGTATTTCCGCTGGGAATGTCGATGAGGGAAAGCCCATCGACAGAACAGTCTATGTGGAGGAAGGTGTCAGCGATGCTGCGGTTGAGGGCCTGAAGAAGTTGGGACATCAGGTTGAGGTTCTGACCGGATGGAAGAGAGGCATGTTTGGCCGTGGACAAATCATTCGTTGTCACTACGATGATGGGAAGCTGGTATACAGTGCTGGTAGCGACTTGAGAGGTGATGGAATGGCGATTCCAGCCCTGTGA